From the Martelella mediterranea DSM 17316 genome, one window contains:
- a CDS encoding EAL domain-containing protein, whose product MEAGRRSIWIICLVWVFLGGICSLVIAEFIRNHSADEYVDYYGSDVFQNAVSVAETSLTVLRTLDRSDNAPCSAEDLEAMRGVVFAAPYLTDVGRLRDGYLVCTGIWGELATPVKMPPRSQVVGVNAATLWKGARGIAPAGLAVDMSSFGNSVVMTAPTAFARYEDPAERLAALVLTSDASYSYQSFGDTEGLAPLLGSNSDWYRIAQRRVYSRCNDKIDVCVVATYDAPALLKTAPLDFLLVLAGGVSAGACLGLWHAHLYREGRSWRQKLERALNDDRLTVHYQPIVRLSDNRICGAEALARLVDFDGTLIPPDHFIPAAETCGFIGQITRSVVRRAFTDMAAHFAADPDFYVSINVASEDILSLEFLDFLETETRSHGLSAGQVALELTERSTASQDSLTQAMAAFSRRGYRILIDDFGTGYSNLAYIARMPIAGIKIDRMFTQALDQQAIGAVIVSKVCELAAVLEVTLICEGVETKGQADHLVAIYPDICIQGFLIGRPMPARQFSRAFPANHHAWTPSPSESAG is encoded by the coding sequence ATGGAGGCGGGTAGACGGAGTATCTGGATCATCTGTCTTGTCTGGGTCTTTCTGGGCGGGATATGTTCGCTGGTGATCGCCGAGTTCATCCGCAACCATAGCGCCGACGAATATGTCGACTATTATGGCTCCGATGTCTTTCAAAACGCGGTCTCCGTCGCCGAAACCAGTCTGACGGTATTGCGCACCCTCGACCGATCTGACAATGCGCCCTGTTCCGCAGAGGACCTGGAGGCGATGCGCGGCGTCGTTTTCGCCGCTCCGTATCTTACCGACGTCGGTCGTTTGAGGGACGGGTACCTGGTCTGTACCGGCATATGGGGCGAACTGGCAACGCCGGTGAAGATGCCGCCGCGTTCGCAGGTCGTGGGCGTCAACGCGGCCACGCTCTGGAAGGGCGCCAGGGGCATCGCGCCGGCTGGCCTTGCGGTCGATATGTCTTCCTTCGGCAACAGCGTCGTGATGACGGCGCCCACCGCCTTCGCGCGCTACGAAGACCCCGCCGAGCGCCTGGCCGCCCTGGTGCTGACCAGCGATGCCAGCTACAGCTATCAATCCTTCGGCGATACCGAAGGGCTCGCGCCTTTGCTCGGAAGTAATAGTGATTGGTATCGCATTGCGCAGCGAAGGGTCTATTCGCGCTGCAATGACAAGATCGATGTCTGCGTCGTCGCCACCTATGACGCGCCCGCCCTTTTGAAGACGGCGCCGCTTGATTTCCTGCTTGTCCTGGCCGGCGGTGTTTCGGCGGGCGCGTGTCTCGGGCTCTGGCACGCGCATCTCTATCGTGAAGGCCGGTCATGGCGCCAGAAGCTGGAGCGGGCGCTGAACGACGATCGGCTGACGGTGCATTATCAGCCGATCGTCAGGCTTTCCGACAATAGAATATGCGGGGCGGAGGCCCTTGCGCGGCTGGTCGATTTCGACGGGACGTTGATCCCGCCCGATCATTTCATTCCCGCGGCGGAGACCTGCGGGTTCATCGGGCAGATCACCCGCAGCGTCGTCAGGCGGGCATTCACCGACATGGCGGCGCATTTTGCCGCCGATCCGGATTTCTATGTCAGCATCAATGTTGCCTCCGAGGACATACTGAGCCTGGAGTTTCTGGATTTTCTCGAGACCGAAACCCGGTCCCACGGGCTTTCCGCCGGTCAGGTCGCGCTGGAACTGACGGAGCGTTCGACGGCGAGCCAGGACAGCCTGACCCAGGCGATGGCGGCTTTCAGCAGACGCGGCTATCGCATCCTCATCGACGATTTCGGCACCGGCTATTCGAACCTTGCCTATATCGCCCGCATGCCGATCGCGGGCATCAAGATCGACCGGATGTTCACCCAGGCGCTCGATCAGCAGGCGATCGGCGCGGTGATCGTCAGCAAGGTCTGTGAGCTTGCCGCGGTGCTCGAGGTGACCCTGATCTGCGAGGGCGTGGAAACCAAAGGCCAGGCCGACCATCTCGTTGCCATCTATCCCGACATCTGCATTCAAGGGTTCCTGATCGGCCGGCCGATGCCCGCCCGACAGTTCTCACGCGCCTTTCCGGCCAACCATCATGCATGGACGCCATCGCCGAGCGAGAGCGCCGGCTGA
- the rpoC gene encoding DNA-directed RNA polymerase subunit beta', whose amino-acid sequence MNQEVMNLFNPQAPAQVFDSIRISIASPEKILSWSYGEIKKPETINYRTFKPERDGLFCSRIFGPMKDYECLCGKYKRMKYKGIICEKCGVEVTLSRVRRERMGHIELAAPVAHIWFLKSLPSRISTLLDMTLKDVERVLYFENYIVTEPGLTDLKENQLLSEEEYMMAVDEFGEDQFSANIGAEAIYEMLASMDLEKIAGDLRAELADTTSDLKQKKLMKRLKIVENFLDSGNRPEWMIMKIVPVIPPDLRPLVPLDGGRFATSDLNDLYRRVINRNNRLKRLIELRAPGIIIRNEKRMLQESVDALFDNGRRGRVITGANKRPLKSLSDMLKGKQGRFRQNLLGKRVDYSGRSVIVTGPELKLHQCGLPKKMALELFKPFIYARLDAKGYSSTVKQAKKLVEKERPEVWDILDEVIREHPVLLNRAPTLHRLGIQAFEPILVEGKAIQLHPLVCTAFNADFDGDQMAVHIPLSLEAQLEARVLMMSTNNILHPANGLPIIVPSQDMVLGLYYLSIMNDKEPGEGMVFADMGELHHALENKVVTLHAKIKGRFKTVDEDGNVVSKIHDTTPGRMIIGELLPKNVNVPFDTCNQEMTKKNISKMIDTVYRHCGQKDTVIFCDRIMQLGFSHACKAGISFGKDDMVIPDAKHTIVAETEALVKEYEQQYNDGLITQGEKYNKVVDAWGKATEKVTEEMMARIRAVEFDPETGRQKQMNSIYMMSHSGARGSVNQMRQLGGMRGLMAKPSGEIIETPIISNFKEGLTVNEYFNSSHGARKGLADTALKTANSGYLTRRLVDVAQDCIVNTADCGTDKGLTMTAIVDAGQVVASIGQRVLGRAALVDIEDPTTGELIVEAGRQINEADVVRIEASGIQSVQIRSALTCEVQTGVCQVCYGRDLARGTPVNLGEAVGVIAAQSIGEPGTQLTMRTFHLGGTATVVDQSFLESSYEGTVRIKNRNVLRNSDGVLVAMGRNMAIQILDQRDQERSSQKVAYGSKLFVDDGDKVKRGQRLAEWDPYTRPMMTEISGTVDFEDLVEGLSVTETTDEATGFTKRSVIDWRSTPRGSDLKPAIVIKGEDGEILKLPRGTEARLPLSVDAILSVEPGQKVSQGDVLARSPLESAKTKDITGGLPRVAELFEARRPKDHAVIAEIDGTIRFGRDYKNKRRIQIEPAEDGVEPVEYLIPKSKPFHLQDGDYIEKGDYILDGNPAPHDILAIKGVEALASYLVNEIQEVYRLQGVVINDKHIEVIVRQMLQKIEITSSGDSGYISGDIVEAIAFDNLNEELVAQGKKPAEGEPVLLGITKASLQTPSFFSAASFQETTKVLTEAAIAGKVDTLQGLKENIIVGRLIPAGTGRAMSQVRRIATTRDELIIDARRKASGADEATPMLSAMNPESEPQPGE is encoded by the coding sequence ATGAACCAAGAGGTCATGAATCTTTTCAATCCGCAGGCGCCGGCGCAGGTCTTCGATTCGATCCGGATCTCGATCGCCAGCCCGGAGAAGATCCTTTCCTGGTCTTATGGCGAAATCAAGAAGCCGGAAACGATCAACTACCGCACCTTCAAGCCGGAGCGCGACGGCCTGTTCTGCTCGCGCATCTTCGGCCCGATGAAGGATTATGAGTGCCTGTGCGGCAAGTACAAGCGCATGAAATACAAGGGCATTATCTGCGAAAAGTGCGGCGTTGAAGTGACGCTGTCGCGCGTTCGCCGCGAGCGCATGGGCCATATCGAGCTCGCAGCACCCGTTGCCCATATCTGGTTCCTGAAGTCTCTGCCGAGCCGCATTTCCACGCTGCTCGACATGACGCTGAAGGATGTCGAGCGCGTTCTCTATTTCGAGAACTACATCGTCACCGAACCGGGCCTGACCGACCTGAAGGAGAACCAGCTCCTTTCGGAAGAAGAATACATGATGGCCGTCGACGAGTTCGGCGAGGACCAGTTCTCGGCCAATATCGGCGCGGAAGCGATCTACGAGATGCTTGCCAGCATGGATCTCGAAAAGATCGCTGGCGATCTGCGTGCCGAGCTTGCCGACACCACGTCGGACCTGAAGCAGAAGAAGCTGATGAAGCGTCTCAAGATCGTTGAGAACTTCCTCGATTCCGGCAACCGTCCGGAATGGATGATCATGAAGATCGTTCCGGTGATCCCGCCGGATCTGCGTCCGCTCGTGCCGCTCGATGGCGGCCGGTTCGCGACGTCGGACCTCAACGACCTCTATCGTCGCGTCATCAACCGTAACAACCGTCTGAAGCGGCTGATCGAGCTGCGCGCGCCGGGGATCATCATCCGCAACGAAAAGCGGATGCTGCAGGAGTCCGTCGACGCCCTGTTCGACAACGGCCGTCGCGGCCGCGTCATCACCGGCGCCAACAAGCGCCCGCTGAAGTCGCTCTCCGACATGCTGAAGGGCAAGCAGGGCCGGTTCCGTCAGAACCTGCTCGGCAAGCGCGTCGACTATTCCGGCCGTTCGGTCATCGTGACCGGTCCCGAGCTGAAGCTGCATCAGTGCGGCCTGCCGAAGAAGATGGCGCTCGAACTGTTCAAGCCGTTCATCTACGCCCGTCTCGACGCCAAGGGTTATTCCTCGACCGTCAAGCAGGCGAAGAAGCTGGTCGAGAAGGAGCGTCCGGAAGTCTGGGATATCCTCGACGAGGTCATCCGCGAGCATCCGGTTCTCCTGAACCGCGCGCCGACGCTGCACCGTCTCGGCATCCAGGCGTTCGAACCGATCCTGGTCGAAGGCAAGGCGATCCAGCTGCATCCGCTGGTCTGCACCGCCTTCAACGCCGACTTCGACGGCGACCAGATGGCCGTTCACATTCCGCTGTCGCTGGAAGCGCAGCTGGAAGCGCGCGTCCTGATGATGTCGACCAACAACATTCTGCATCCGGCCAATGGTCTGCCGATCATCGTGCCGTCGCAGGACATGGTTCTCGGCCTCTATTACCTGTCGATCATGAACGACAAGGAGCCGGGCGAGGGCATGGTGTTTGCCGATATGGGCGAACTGCATCACGCGCTGGAAAACAAGGTCGTCACGCTGCACGCCAAGATCAAGGGCCGGTTCAAGACCGTGGACGAGGACGGCAATGTCGTCTCCAAGATCCACGACACCACGCCGGGCCGGATGATCATCGGCGAGCTTCTGCCGAAGAACGTCAACGTGCCGTTCGACACCTGCAACCAGGAAATGACCAAGAAGAACATCTCCAAGATGATCGACACGGTCTACCGCCATTGCGGCCAGAAGGACACGGTGATCTTCTGCGACCGGATCATGCAGCTCGGCTTCAGCCACGCCTGCAAGGCCGGCATTTCGTTCGGCAAGGACGACATGGTCATTCCGGACGCCAAGCACACCATCGTTGCCGAGACCGAAGCGCTCGTGAAGGAATACGAGCAGCAGTACAATGACGGCCTGATCACCCAGGGCGAAAAGTACAACAAGGTCGTCGACGCCTGGGGCAAGGCCACCGAGAAGGTTACCGAAGAGATGATGGCCCGCATTCGCGCGGTCGAATTCGATCCGGAGACCGGTCGTCAGAAGCAGATGAACTCGATCTACATGATGAGCCATTCCGGCGCGCGTGGTTCGGTGAACCAGATGCGTCAGCTGGGCGGGATGCGCGGCCTGATGGCCAAGCCCTCGGGCGAAATCATCGAGACCCCGATCATCTCGAACTTCAAGGAAGGCCTGACCGTGAACGAGTACTTCAACTCGTCGCACGGCGCCCGTAAGGGTCTGGCCGATACCGCCTTGAAGACGGCGAACTCGGGTTACCTGACCCGTCGTCTGGTCGACGTCGCGCAGGATTGCATCGTCAACACGGCAGATTGCGGCACCGACAAGGGCCTGACCATGACCGCCATCGTCGATGCCGGTCAGGTGGTTGCGTCCATCGGCCAGCGCGTTCTCGGCCGTGCCGCCCTCGTTGACATCGAGGACCCGACCACCGGCGAACTGATCGTCGAGGCCGGCCGCCAGATCAACGAGGCGGACGTCGTGCGGATCGAAGCCTCCGGCATCCAGTCGGTGCAGATCCGTTCGGCGCTGACCTGCGAAGTCCAGACGGGCGTCTGCCAGGTCTGCTACGGTCGCGACCTTGCACGCGGAACGCCGGTCAACCTCGGCGAGGCTGTCGGCGTCATCGCCGCGCAGTCGATCGGCGAGCCGGGCACCCAGCTCACCATGCGTACCTTCCACCTTGGCGGTACGGCAACGGTGGTTGACCAGTCGTTCCTGGAATCCTCCTATGAGGGCACGGTGCGCATCAAGAACCGCAACGTTCTGCGCAATTCCGACGGCGTTCTGGTGGCGATGGGCCGCAACATGGCGATCCAGATCCTCGACCAGCGCGATCAGGAGCGGTCCTCGCAGAAGGTCGCCTACGGTTCGAAGCTGTTCGTGGACGACGGCGACAAGGTCAAGCGCGGCCAGCGTCTCGCCGAGTGGGATCCCTATACCCGCCCGATGATGACGGAAATCTCCGGTACGGTTGATTTCGAGGATCTGGTCGAAGGTCTTTCGGTTACCGAAACCACGGACGAGGCCACCGGCTTCACCAAGCGTTCGGTCATCGACTGGCGCTCGACGCCGCGCGGTTCGGATCTGAAGCCGGCAATCGTCATCAAGGGCGAAGACGGCGAAATCCTGAAGCTGCCGCGTGGCACCGAAGCCCGCCTGCCGCTTTCGGTGGACGCGATCCTCTCGGTCGAGCCCGGCCAGAAGGTCAGCCAGGGTGACGTGCTTGCACGTTCGCCGCTGGAAAGCGCCAAGACCAAGGACATTACCGGTGGTCTGCCGCGCGTGGCCGAACTGTTCGAAGCCCGCCGTCCGAAGGACCATGCCGTGATCGCCGAGATCGACGGTACGATCCGCTTCGGCCGCGACTACAAGAACAAGCGCCGCATCCAGATCGAGCCTGCGGAAGACGGTGTCGAGCCGGTGGAATATCTCATTCCCAAGTCGAAGCCGTTCCACCTGCAGGATGGCGACTACATCGAGAAGGGTGACTACATCCTCGACGGCAACCCCGCTCCGCACGACATCCTTGCGATCAAGGGCGTCGAGGCGCTGGCCTCCTACCTCGTCAACGAGATCCAGGAAGTCTATCGTCTGCAGGGCGTGGTGATCAACGATAAGCACATCGAGGTGATCGTTCGCCAGATGCTGCAGAAGATCGAGATCACGTCTTCGGGCGACAGCGGCTATATCTCCGGCGATATTGTCGAGGCGATCGCCTTCGACAATCTCAACGAGGAACTGGTCGCGCAGGGCAAGAAGCCTGCGGAAGGCGAACCGGTGCTGCTCGGCATCACCAAGGCCTCGCTGCAGACGCCGTCCTTCTTCTCGGCGGCTTCCTTCCAGGAAACCACCAAGGTGCTGACCGAAGCGGCGATCGCCGGCAAGGTCGATACCCTGCAGGGCCTGAAGGAAAACATCATCGTCGGCCGTCTGATCCCGGCCGGCACCGGTCGCGCCATGTCGCAGGTCCGTCGCATCGCGACCACCCGCGACGAGCTCATCATCGACGCCCGCCGCAAGGCCTCCGGCGCCGACGAGGCGACCCCGATGCTGTCCGCCATGAACCCGGAAAGCGAGCCGCAGCCGGGCGAATAA
- a CDS encoding glycoside hydrolase domain-containing protein — translation MYRIIDTPWDTTAYIPQLKSGGVETVIRYYNLEDSSSLPQKQFQPAEASALAAAGLTMAVVFEQTGGADGKIGDLDPANGSRDAAQALKLAAAIGQPHGSAIYFSVDYDYYESADLQTVESYFAAVSKALKGAYRLGVYGSGTVASAVVGAGHAELIWLAGSTGWSGTEQMLATDNWALFQSEMDITEPLAHDGNTASSAFPNFGQFTLGSGPVS, via the coding sequence ATGTACAGGATCATTGATACGCCGTGGGACACGACGGCCTATATTCCCCAACTGAAAAGCGGCGGCGTCGAGACCGTCATCCGCTATTACAATCTCGAGGATTCCTCGTCCCTGCCGCAGAAGCAGTTTCAGCCGGCCGAGGCCAGCGCCCTTGCCGCAGCCGGCCTCACGATGGCGGTCGTGTTCGAGCAGACCGGCGGCGCGGACGGAAAGATCGGCGATCTCGACCCTGCAAACGGAAGCCGCGATGCCGCGCAGGCGCTGAAACTTGCGGCCGCGATCGGCCAGCCGCATGGCTCCGCGATCTATTTCTCCGTGGACTATGACTATTATGAGAGCGCCGATCTCCAGACCGTGGAATCCTATTTCGCCGCCGTTTCCAAGGCGCTGAAGGGCGCATACCGGCTCGGGGTTTATGGCTCCGGAACCGTGGCCTCCGCCGTGGTCGGCGCAGGCCATGCGGAACTGATCTGGCTTGCGGGCTCGACCGGCTGGTCCGGCACCGAGCAGATGCTTGCGACCGATAATTGGGCGCTGTTCCAGAGCGAGATGGATATCACGGAGCCTCTCGCCCACGACGGCAATACCGCCTCGTCGGCATTTCCGAATTTCGGCCAGTTTACCCTTGGAAGCGGACCGGTTTCCTGA
- a CDS encoding LysE family translocator, with amino-acid sequence MAHLSGILAIALAFFVVAVSPGPANIAVATIAMRFGRAAGLVFGAGLAAGLSFWGVIAATGMGAMLQGSVYFLSVLKVLGGAYLLYLAFQSARAAAKAGVETGGKTAVDGRWFRRGLVLNLSNPKAVLAWMAALSIGAESGGQPMIIATGFCMILGLVNYMLYALVFSLPGAMAGYQRFRRAIEGAVAGLFAMAGFGLMRSAFSR; translated from the coding sequence ATGGCCCATCTGTCCGGTATTCTCGCCATCGCGCTGGCATTCTTTGTCGTTGCCGTCTCGCCCGGTCCGGCCAATATCGCCGTCGCGACGATTGCGATGCGGTTTGGCAGAGCCGCGGGGCTTGTTTTCGGCGCCGGTCTTGCTGCGGGGCTTTCATTCTGGGGCGTTATCGCTGCGACGGGAATGGGTGCGATGCTTCAGGGATCGGTATATTTCCTGAGTGTGCTTAAAGTGCTCGGCGGGGCCTATCTGCTTTACCTTGCCTTTCAGTCGGCGCGCGCGGCGGCAAAAGCAGGCGTTGAAACTGGCGGGAAAACGGCCGTGGACGGGCGTTGGTTTCGCCGCGGACTTGTCCTCAACCTCTCGAATCCCAAGGCAGTGCTGGCGTGGATGGCGGCGCTTTCCATTGGCGCGGAGTCCGGCGGGCAGCCGATGATTATCGCCACGGGATTTTGCATGATCCTCGGGCTCGTCAATTACATGCTTTATGCCCTGGTGTTTTCGCTGCCGGGCGCGATGGCGGGATATCAGCGGTTCAGGCGCGCCATCGAAGGCGCGGTGGCCGGTCTGTTCGCCATGGCCGGTTTCGGTCTGATGCGTTCGGCCTTCAGCCGGTAG
- a CDS encoding ABC-F family ATP-binding cassette domain-containing protein, translating into MHASITLSGLSYSTADGHTLFKDISAVFSAGLTGFVGRNGVGKTTLLKLIAGALTPSSGSVEVVGRIAVLDQAVSAGEGETLATLFGIDAMLAAIERAERGEADAETLAAIDWTAEERAVAALARLDLAAPLSTPLGRLSGGEVTRARLAALAFETPDFILLDEPTNNLDAPGREALLRFLGDFRGGALVVSHDRALLEHMDSIVELTSLGMTRYGGNFSFYAAEKEAERLALEHELRDAAKDVRKAARTVRERSERKARRDAKGRRLRDRRDQPKMVLDGMKAQAERTGARDKALSERQQQEAAAELANARARVEVVAPFTVMLARSGLASGRRVATADRLTGSYRPEQPLFRDLSFEMTGPERVAIVGRNGAGKSTLIRVLTGRLAPLGGSAAIHVTHALFDQTVSLLDPDQTVRDNFRRLNPDDDENACRAALARFRFRADAALRMVSTLSGGERLRAGLAVAIGGTRPMELLILDEPINHLDLESLATLEAGLNAYDGAILVVSHDATFLERIGVTRMIDLDGRAS; encoded by the coding sequence ATGCATGCGTCCATCACGCTTTCCGGCCTGTCCTACAGCACTGCTGACGGCCACACGCTTTTCAAAGACATTTCCGCGGTTTTCAGCGCCGGGCTGACGGGCTTCGTCGGCCGCAACGGCGTTGGCAAGACGACACTGCTCAAGCTCATCGCCGGCGCGCTGACGCCGTCCTCCGGCAGCGTTGAGGTCGTCGGTCGGATCGCCGTGCTCGATCAGGCGGTTTCTGCGGGCGAGGGCGAGACCCTGGCCACGCTCTTCGGCATCGATGCCATGCTGGCGGCGATCGAACGGGCGGAGCGCGGCGAGGCCGATGCCGAAACGCTTGCCGCGATCGACTGGACAGCGGAGGAGAGGGCGGTTGCCGCGCTTGCCCGGCTGGATCTGGCAGCGCCGCTTTCAACACCTCTGGGGCGGCTTTCCGGCGGCGAGGTCACCCGCGCCCGGCTGGCGGCGCTGGCTTTCGAAACGCCGGACTTCATCCTGCTCGACGAACCCACCAACAATCTCGATGCCCCCGGGCGGGAAGCCCTTCTCCGCTTCCTCGGGGATTTTCGCGGCGGCGCGCTGGTGGTCAGCCATGACCGCGCGCTTCTGGAGCATATGGATTCGATCGTCGAACTGACATCGCTCGGCATGACGCGCTATGGCGGCAATTTCAGCTTCTACGCGGCGGAGAAGGAGGCCGAGCGGCTGGCGCTGGAGCACGAACTCCGCGATGCCGCAAAGGATGTGCGCAAGGCGGCACGCACCGTGCGCGAACGCTCCGAGCGCAAGGCGCGGCGCGATGCCAAGGGACGCCGGCTGCGCGACCGTCGCGACCAGCCGAAAATGGTGCTCGACGGGATGAAGGCGCAGGCGGAACGGACCGGCGCGCGCGACAAGGCGCTGTCCGAACGCCAGCAGCAGGAGGCGGCGGCGGAACTGGCGAACGCCCGGGCCAGGGTCGAGGTGGTCGCGCCGTTCACGGTGATGCTTGCGCGTTCGGGGCTTGCCTCGGGCAGGCGGGTCGCCACGGCGGACCGTCTTACCGGCAGCTACCGTCCGGAGCAACCCCTGTTTCGCGATCTTTCCTTCGAGATGACGGGTCCCGAACGGGTGGCGATTGTCGGTCGCAACGGGGCAGGCAAGTCGACGCTGATCCGCGTCCTGACCGGCAGGCTCGCTCCGCTTGGCGGCAGCGCCGCAATCCATGTGACCCATGCGCTGTTCGACCAGACGGTGTCGCTGCTTGATCCGGACCAGACCGTGCGCGACAATTTCCGCCGTCTCAATCCCGATGACGACGAGAATGCCTGCCGGGCCGCGTTGGCGCGATTTCGGTTCCGTGCCGATGCCGCCTTGCGGATGGTATCGACGCTGAGCGGCGGCGAGCGATTGCGGGCGGGGCTCGCCGTCGCGATCGGCGGCACCCGGCCGATGGAACTGCTGATTCTCGACGAGCCGATCAACCATCTCGACCTCGAGAGCCTCGCCACGCTGGAGGCGGGACTCAACGCCTATGACGGGGCGATCCTAGTGGTCAGCCACGACGCGACGTTCCTTGAGAGAATCGGCGTCACGCGCATGATCGACCTCGACGGGCGGGCGTCATGA